The genome window AATGGCAAAATTGTCAACAATTTGAAGTGGAGAGAAAGTGTAGTGAAACTGTGGTTGCCAAGCAGTCTTGAACGTACTCATGACCACAAATTTTTAATCAACTTAGTCAAccaattttcaatatttttatctgCTTCATTTAGTGGCAAGGAAAAAGTAATAGAATGCAATTCAactagagttggggttttgcctaGTAGATATGATAGACAGCTAAGAGGAGAAAGGGAATGGAGTGACTTTAACGTGAGTAGGTATTgttttcctattgctgctgtaacaaatcaccacaaactttgtggcttaaaatacAGACTTACAATATTAGAGTTGCAGAGGTCGGAAGTATCATtgagctgaaatcaaggtgtgggcagagctgtattccttctggagactctagaggagaatctgtttctttgACTTTTCCAGCTTCTACAGCCTGCCCACATTCACTGGCTTATAGTTCCGAACTTCCTCCATCTTTAAAGCCAGCAACATCAGGCCAAGTCTTTCTCATGCTGCCACCTCTTTGGTTCTCTCTTCTAATTCCCTCTCCCACTTTTAAGGACGCTTGTGATTGCATTGGGCCTATCTGgctaatccagaataatctccctatcctaaagtcaactgattagcaACATTAACTctatctgcaaccttaattcccctCTGCCAGGTAACCTAACAGACCCACagggttctggggattaggacacgGGCATCTTTGGGGAGGCCAGCATTCTGCCTGTGATAATAACAACACATAATGGATGGAATTTATGTAAGTAGGCAAATGAAGAAGATGGTAGGAAGGTAGAGTGAAAAAGTGGTTAGGTCAGCAGATTGGGGAAATAATCTGATGGAATTGAAACATTGTAGCAGTAGagaaaaaattttctaaatgGTGCCATTTCTGgtaatggaaaatggaaaaggcTAGTGTAGGACCATGGGGGTAAGCATCTGATGTAAGGTTGGAGAAAAGATCAGATGAGGAGGTCATGGAAGTGGAATTCCAGGGCGTGGGATGAGTCATCCCTGTTTAAAGTCACCAAGAATGATGAACAAACTTCAGTGTAGGGAAGAAGACTGAGGATGCAAGGAAAGGCATAAACCCCACAAGCTAGATGAGCCTGTAAGTGAAAAGGAGCCTGTGGTGGTGCAGACTTGCCTAGAATTGGAAGAATGGAGCCCTGACATGCAACTCCACTCCCAGGGGCTGAGCTCAAAGTCACAGAGTCTGTGCAATGACCCCTTGGGATGTGGGGGGTCAAGGTCAAATCCCAAGAGAGACCAGCATTCCAGACTGTCCCCCACCCCTCTCGTGGCTTCCACGAGCAGCAAGAAGTGCTGGACTTGAGGACTGTGGGCTCTCCCCCGCCTGCAGGGAGATGGGACTCTTGTGCCAGAGTAGGCACAGAGTAGGCACCCACAGCCTACTCTGGCTGTGACACAGTAGACTAGGAGGCAAGCAAGGGACCAACTCACTCCTTGTATGTGGGGGACGGGGGCAGGGTCTCCCCTGAGGAGTGAGATCCCTCATTGTCCTCAGCCTCACAGCAGAATCACACTAGGTTGCAAAAGCAGAAATCTCACACGAGGCCAGGGAGACGATcccaagagagaaaggaaggggggaTAGCAAGGCCCTTTGTAGACGGTCAAGCCCTAGGCAGGTAGAAGAGGAACACCATTCATGGTGATAGTGATTCCAAAGCCCTTTGcttcatttagcaaacatttatcaAACACTGACCTGGTGCAGAGCCCTGTGGCAGGCACTGTGGGTGTTACAAACTTGAGGCAGGCCTGGACGTTCACCCTAAAGGGCCTGTGCTTTCTTAGAGGAGCTAAACCATGTCCATGCATATCACTGTCATTCAGGATCGTGTCTGGTGAGGGTGGTGGGGGACAGATATAGAAAAGTAGGCTGCCTGGAGGCGATGAGTTTTGAGCCAGCCTGTAAAGGAGATCTTTGGGCTGGTCATCCCAACATTAAGTGGAAATCTCTGAGGGTTGTTGTGGCTTTAGGTCTCTCCCTCTGGCCCACTTTGACCCTGATGGTGGGTCTGCAAATGGAAAGGACTTGGCCACTTCTGTTGACTGATAGAcggaggtggggtggggaaagaGAGCACCTTTCCctaagaaaatctgaaatcctgGGTTGTGCCAACTACCTGACTTGGCAAAGATCAGATGTCATTGGTGGGATAGCTGGAAATAAAGGAAAGGTAGCAACTACACACCAGAGATAAGGGAATGTGACATCCTGGATGGGTCTGCATCTGCAGGCAACAGCCTCAGGCAGATAACCAAGGCTATGGAGATTGTTCCATGGACTTCTGGCTCACGTACTTGCCATGAAGAGAGCCCCAATGCAGGAGCTGGGAGGACACTCTCCCTCAGTTTCACTTCAGGTAGTTTCACTTCACTTCTTGAAAGCACACCTGCtcagctttttcctttctcttctgtttgcTGGTGCTAACTAGTTTCCCCTCCCAGGGACTTGGAAACAACCGTTAAGATAGCTTACTGCCACTGCAACAGAACCATCTCCTCCAGGATCTGCCTCACTCCTTGACAACAACTTGCTCCATAACAAGCCCAGTGCCCAGTCCTATCTCCCTGCAGAAAGAAGCAGCTACTGCTGTGCACTAGAGACCTCAAAATTGACAGCAGTCATCACATTGTGTTTCACACTCATTGATAAGTGGACAAGGAAACTGAAGAGGGAATGATTTAGTATAAACTGGAGTCTCGGCAAATATATTGGAACGTTGACACTATGCAGCTGAGAGGGCTCAGCTTCCAGAGGTCTGAGCTAACCTCCACCCCAAAGAGGGGCATAGGAATGATGGGGGAAGAGGTACTAGGATGTAAACCATGAGCAGTCTGTCATCTTTGGATTTCATCAGTCAAACAAGCAAGAGGTACAAATAACAGTTGTAAGGAGGCGTGGCATTGGTACATGGAAGACACTCGATACAtttggtaaatgaataaataaatggtttaaTGAATAAGGTTGATCACTTTAGGTAGGAGGTGAAGAAGATCGGAGGGCACTGACCAGGCAAATACAGAAAAGAATGGTggtacaggccaggcacggtggctcacgcctgtaatcccagcactttggaaggctgaggctggcagatcatgaggtcaggagattgagaccatcctggctaacacagtgaaacccagtctctactaaaaatacaaaaaaaaaaaaaaaaatagccaggcatggtggcgggcacctgtagccccagctactcgggagactgaggcaggagaatggcgtgaacctgggaggtggagcttgcagtgagccgagatcacgccactgcactccagcctgggcgacaaagcaagactctgtctaaaaaaaaaaaaaaaaaaaaaaaaaaaaaaaaaaaaaaaaaattcgtggTACAAAGAGGAGTATGTGTCCTATGGAAGGCAGGAAACCTACTTAGTGATAGTAATTACATAATAGTCTCCATATTGCTTCCGGGCCTTGCAGAACCTAAAATTTTTCCTCTCTGCCCTTTACAGAAGTTTCCCCAATCCAGGGTGCCTCCACATTGGACCACTATAGTGTTGCTAATAATCGTAAAATTAAAAGGACAGGACTTGTGTGGACCTAAAGGCTAGCCCTGGACACTAAGGTCTCAAAGAAAAGGTGGAGTTCTGGATTCTGAGTTGTCCTAGAGCTTAAGGGCCTTGATCTTCATTGGACGCAGAGCATGTCAATCTGAAGTTTTCAGCAAATGAGCTTAGAGCTCACTGAGAACCCCTGGTTGACCCTCCCCGGTCCCGCCCCCTGTCACTTGCCAACCGGAATCTTTCCCGCCTTGTCTAAGTCCTCTCAGGCCAGCCTTGGAAGGAGGCTCCTGGGATTGGCTCCCTGCCCTTCCCACCTTAGGGTGTCCTCTGAGACAGACTCTTATTCCCTCAGTAAGGAGACAGACTCTTATTCTCTCAGCAGCCAGACCCTCACCTCCCCTCAGCCACAACCACCTCAGAGGCCACCGACTTCACCATCGTCGCCTCAGCCTAGTCGCCACTCCAGTTGAGGCACTGACTGGCGTCATGTCTGCCACAGGGGATCAAGACCCGATCCAAGAGGACCGGAAGGCCCCAGTGAGCCAGGAGAGAGCACAGGCCGAGGCGGGAGGTGACCGGGAGGCTGGTGACTCTGGCCCCGACAGTGGCGACATGGTGCCTGTGGCTGAGGTGGCCGGAGTCACAGGGCCCACGAGAGGCCTcggggaggaggagggtgagcAGGCGGCAGGCTTGGCCGCAGCCCCTGTGGTCAGGAACCCCGAGGAAGACTCAGAGATCAGGATAGTAGTGGagatggtggaggaggaggaggaggaagaggaggaggaggaagaggaggaggaggaggaggaggaggaggaggaagagaggaatgaGGCGGGCAACTTTGACTTGGTCGCGGCCACCCGTCGCTACCCCATAATAGGCTTTCGCGTGGAGTTTCTGGACATGGTCCACTCCCTTCTCCACCGCATCTATCACAACGACCACATCCTGATCGGGATGCGTGGCGGCCGCCTGATGCGGAGGCCCCGCACTGCGGCGCCCAGTGGCTCAAATGAGCCCGCACTGTTGCTGGTGCGTgagaggctgggcgtgggggcCATGGGCCCTGAGGGCGAGGGCCTGGGCCTGCTCCAGGAGGCCGCGTCGGTCCCAGAACCTGAGGTGCCAGCAGATCAGGCTGAGATGACCAGGGAGCCTGCAGAAGAGTCCGCAGAGGAGGCCTCAGAGGAGCACGCAGAGGAGGCCgcagaggaggagcttgcagagGAGGCCGCAGAGGAACCGGCCACAGAGGAGGCTGCTGCTCCCGAGGGTGAGGAACGGGCTACCTGCAGTGGCGGGGAGGCAGGGACCCGTGCATCCGAGGGTTCCAGGCAGGGCCGCGGTGCGCGCATAGCTGGTGAAGAGGGTGGTGAAGCGGGGGTCGGGGCCTCGGGTGGTGAAGTTTGGGTCAGGGCCCTCCTGAAACTTAAGGCCAAATGTGTCCCAATGAGTCGAAGCCCAATTCTCTAACGACCTCTATGATTTTGAGAAAACATGCTGCCCTCTACCAACCTGTATTTGATAGGAGATCTGAGATCATCGATGCCATTTGGGGGGCCCACAGATGAATGGCCGGGTAGATAGGAGTTCAAGAGGGAGGTCGGCAGGAAACAGAAGGGACGCCggaaagaaaagaacaggcaAATGGCAGACATCCTTTTTGGTTCATGGCTTTTCAAAGTGTAAAGATTCTTAGAAAGTTGATCCCCAAATGATGAAGTGATATATTGGCCCTTGGTAAAAATGAAACATTCAGGGGGGTGAGGAACCAATGAGCTTCACCATAGAATTTGTCTTTTGAGGTAACAAATATTTTCCCAACAAAGTTCTGACCAAAACACTTGGAATGAGATCAGACACAATGATTCTAATCTCTTCTTCTCCAAAGAACTAGAAATAATCAGCAGCTTTGGGTGGGATATTTACTGGACAAAAGGGAAATAGTGTCACTGTGGAAATGATCAAGCAGCAGCAACGTGAGGTCCATGGAACTGTTGTGAAAACCACTAGGAAGATGGCCAGCTATTCCTTCCTTAGTTAAGTCTATCCTCCTGCTTCTCCTGAGGGTGGAGTACGGGATGCCGCTGCTAGTTATAAATTGGGCTATATTTTCTGCGAATGTCTGGTCCCAACGTCTCTATTATTCTCCACTAAAGAAGTCACTAAATATCAGCATGAAAAGTGGGATGAAAAGGCCCAAGATTCTGCAGGcgaggaagagaaagaacaagaaaaagagaaggatgaGAAAAACAAGGTGAAGAACTCCAAAGGGACCTAGACGCAGCAGAGCGGAAGCTGAGAAAATCCAGGTATCTGTGTATAGCTTTGAGGATCACTCGACTATTCCTGGCATTTACCTGTTactgacagttttatttttaaaaaaatcccagtaaattaattaagaaaatgttttagttTAAAACTTCAATTTAACTTACTTAAAATGTTACTAGAATATTCATGTACCTAGTAATATGAACTGCAGTGTGTTCTGAAATATACTTCATGGCTACTCATTTGTTCATGTTGAGGTCTTTTGTCCTCTAGCTGCAGGACTACTAACAAGTGTCAAATGTATCAGACCTACTACCTAAGACCAATATTTGTGTAGAAAACAGTTGCCAGACGCAGCATCTAACTTTGTTGGGCCACACATTAGTTGGGCCTTCATTACTTAGCCACAGAAATGCAGGCTCCCATAGTAACTAGGAGGCAACTCAATGCCTTTTACAAAGTGACTACTTACAAATAGCAAAAAGCTAAGAATTTCAAGTAGGACCACATTTAATGACTAATACCTAAATATTTGTTTAGCTATATATCTTTGTATTTTATGTgacaaatgaaaagaatgtgtgtaaTTAAGTGTTAAGGCATATCTGTCTTTGAGTATATTTAAAtggttaatattttttcttttttttttttttgcattttcacagCTGTATATTTCATAACAGCTTCTTTCTCATATGGTAGATATGGAAACCAAGGGTCTGGGAGGGTAAGGGAGTATCATTTGTGGAACTAGCACAGGCTGTTAAAGCTCGAGAGATTTATTTAAATCCCAGAATTGCCTCTCatgtaaaaataacaacaacaagcTTTTCTGGTGCTAGGGAGACAAGGTTGGTGTGATCATTTGACTGGAACCATCAGTTCCACAAGCACCCTGATATCTAAGCTTGCGAGTTACAAAAGGAAAAGGTGTTCTTCTCTGCTTGTTTAAGATATAGCACACAAATGTTGCAGATATACACAGAGCTggccattttcttctatttagaaAGTCACTGGTGCTGCTTAATGtaccattgtttatttttttctcatttcattctgTAGTTGGGAAGAATAGtaagaagatgaagaaagaagacTCTGctgttcattgtttttattttattttattcagatgCCTGCGAGAATTTTAACACATATCATTCCAAAGTTCTTTACCTCAAACGTGGTATCTAGTGACATCTAACTTTTATCTTTCACAAATATATTTGACAGTGTTTGTTCAAGTTAAAAATAAGAGtttgttttaaatgaataaattgaaacATGGGgagatttttcaataaataattctgACTCAAATCTCTCTTttacctctttgttttggcccaCCATACCTTCACTGAAAGATATTACTTTCCACCATTTGGtaagattgttttaaattattttactgcagccaaaagtcaattaaaatgtcaagtttaaaaccatttttgaaaagagagagatggggctCAAGTCTTTAGAGCTGTGCTGTCTACTACCTTAGTCACTAGTAACGTTGTGGCCGCTGAGCGCTTGTAATATGGCTAGTCTTATTAATATGTCTGTAAGTGTGAAAATAATATTGCATATCTTACTAATGATTTTCATACTGATTACAGGTTGAGATGATAATActtgaattaaaatgaaatattaaagtttttgttggtttctttttattttctaatgtggctactagaacaTTTAGAATTACCCATGTAGATCACATTATATGTCTATTGGACAATACTGCTCTAGAGCACGGTTTTGAAGAAAACTTCATGGATGGCCCAGGTTACCTAGAAGCCACATGGTATTGCTGAGCTTGGGCCCAGACTTTGATttggagcagtggttctcaaagtttgGCCCCCAAGCAGCGtcatcagcattacctgggaaTTCTCAGACTCCACCCAAGACCTACGGAATCTGAAAATCTAGGGTGGAgtcagcaatctgtgttttaacaagacCCCCAGGGACTTCTGATGAACActaaggtttgagaaccactggtttcaGGCAACAGAGGAAGAAGTTCAGCACCTCCTGTAGAGCCAGGGTTAATTCACTGGCTCGGGGCTGTTTCAGGTAAACTGAAAGGGACAGCAAGGGATGGGCTGGGGAGGAGACTAGAATTCACAGGGGCTGAGGCCGAGGGGgaaaaatgcataaagaaaaaagttgggTCCAAAAGGATACAAACATGATACCATGTGTATGACTTcgaagaaaacatacaaatgatcACCATAAATTGATTGTGGGTACATATAGAGAGACTAAAAGGTGTGCATGTAAGAGATGCATACAAGTGTAGCATACAGAAAGACAAGTACATTTGAGATGGTAGTTACCTctcagggaaagaaagggaggggcaTTCTAGTAGAGAAGGCTCCACAGCAGGCATCAACTATATTTGTAATGTTACATTTCTTAAGCTGAATAGTAGATGCATGGATGTTTATAGTAATGTTTTCTACAATTTTGTGTAGGTGTGAAATATTTCTAAAgcgggaggggaaaggggagtaGTTCTTCCCACATCACTGGGGCAGGACTTACAGGAGGCTGAGAATTCTAGAACCCAACCTGGCCTTTGAGGTCATTATGAACGTACATTTGTCATGGAAGGAGATAAACCATTAAATAAAACATgctatatttgttcatttaaatatttcaaatacttaGACATATGGTATGTGGATCCCAAGTTGAACTCTTGTTCTAAACCCTGAACATGTTACAGATGAACCAGGGTCAATAGCTGGCCTATaacccctttccctttctctctccatgCCACTTTGTTACCTGAGCACAGTAGGGCCCCTTGCTTCTGAAAAGTGCTTGTTCCAGTAGCCCATCTTGCTATAGGACTTGGACTTTGTCCCTGACGCAGGTTAGAGTGCAACCACCAATCACCTTGTCTCTTCTGCTCCCCACCCCAACCACACCCCCTCTTTATTCTCCAGGTGTTCAAACCCAAAACCTCTTCAATGGCCCTTCTCCCCCATACCAAATATCAGTGCGCACCTGAAAGCCATCAGCTTGGTCAGGCACACCTGCGTGGACTCCCTTTATTCTCAGCACCACCTCTTAAGAACATTTTACTTCTCTGACAACCTTCAGCTCTGAATTGTCAATATCCTATTTGATTTCCCGTCCCATGTCACAGACAGAGATGGACTACAGAATAggctttattaaatttatttgctTTGCATATATCATAAATCAAAAAAGCTAAAGAAGTAGAAAACTTGTCAGAATGTGCCTTTAGGCATTTATAAAGAACTTAatctcttcatttaaaaacagaGCTTTGTTGTTAACTGTGGAAAAGAAATTGTTATTGAAGAGTTCTCAGAGTGACAATAACTGAATACAGGTTCACtgtgaaaaaaggaagagaggtgTAACAGCTGTGTTGTTAATTGTGGAAAAGAAATTGTTATTGGAGAGTTCTCAGAGTGAGAATAACTGAATACAGGTTCACTgtgaaaaaaaggaagggaggtgTAACAGCTGTGTTGTTAATTGTGGAAAAGAAATTGTTATTGGAGAGTTCTCAGAGTGAGAATAACTGAATACAGGTTCATTGTGAAAAAGGGAAGGGAGATGTAACAGCTAATCTACCAGGAGTACCCAGATAAAGGGCATCTACCTTAATATATTGTTCACTATGGgaatacaaaggaaataaaattcactCAATCAAAATAGCATTATCAAAATGGCAAAGGCACGGTATCAGGAAAAATAGATGTTATATAGAGAAAATGCAACATTTAGCATGTAATTGTACTGTGTCACATTATACCAGCATCAGCAAAACCCAGCACCAAGTGTTTAGCTCCGACACCTCACTACCTCTCTGGATTTTTTTGCATGGGGCAGCACCCCACTCAGAATATAAAGGCACAGTCAGATGTCCAGGTCTTCATTTCTGTTTAAGCAAAGCAACACAGTGTAACAGAGGCAGACACAGTGATAACTATACTGAGAAGTCACTTCTGGGTCTCCTAGAAAAACGAGCTAGGTTTACCCCCCAGACATCCAAAGGGAGCTCTCCCTTAGTGTTTGGTGGGTTTGGGGGATGGAATGAAGGGAAAGACATAGAAAGGAAGATTTAACCAACTTCTAGTGAACCTAGATGAGATTCTAGGGTGGTCTGCATCTCAGAAAGCCAGCCAATTAAGGAACTGGCTCTGGGGGTAAAGGTGCCTACATCTTCATTCTTAGCCGAGGAGTTCTTAACGGAGGCTGtgctacaaaagaaaaagactgtgTGGCAAGATGGGAAAGGAGGCATCAACATTTGCAGGCTACTTGCCCCCACCCCTCATAGCTGACCAtccctctcattctctttctcactctccctTTTTGGTCTTCCCTCTTCTCCATGGCTGGGAGATGAGTGGGTTACTGGAAGGTAGTGTCTCTCCAGCCTAGTAACTTTTGAGGTGTGTGCCCCTAGGAATGAGGGTGCGGAAAAGCTGATTTACTCACTTAACGCTTCCAGGTAGCAGAAAGTTCATTTCTCAGTGGCTTTGGGATTGCGCTCTTGCTTTGGGCTAAAACCTTGTGAAGCAAAGATAGCTGAGGGAAAAGGACAAGAAGCTACATGGAGTTCTCCACCTTAAGGCTGGAACCAGAGAGGAAGGAGTTCCAGTGGCCCCAGATGTGCATTGAGGCAGTAAGCTTGCCATATGCCTGATGGAAAGTACAGCTTTTGGCATCTGTAGAACTCTAATTTCAATAGGGTCTTCAGTGCTTAACAGGATATATGTGATAGACAGTGATTTCTGTGCGATCAGAGAGGGTCACGGTAGTATTGGGACAAGAAGCAAAACACTGATGGACTCACTATCCAGAGGAGTAAGATAATTCCCAAGAAGCATTCTGCGTCATAGGGAGGTGCTCGCTGCAGCCAGGCCTGTGACAGGTTGACGTGAGGCATGTCCAAAGAGGGAGTTTTGTGTAAGTGCTCTGCGTGTTACTATCACCCAAGGAGAAAGCATCAGGGGCCCCCAGGGACACAGGGAAGATGTGTCAAGGGGTGATAGGCTGTGCAGAAATTTTCTTGGAGACCCAGAATTTTCACTTCCACCATCTCTTTTAGGAGTCTTTGCAAAGTTTGGAGCAACAACCAAATAATTGCAGCATCTATCTAGG of Macaca fascicularis isolate 582-1 chromosome X, T2T-MFA8v1.1 contains these proteins:
- the CT47C1 gene encoding cancer/testis antigen family 47 member C1 isoform X2, producing MSATGDQDPIQEDRKAPVSQERAQAEAGGDREAGDSGPDSGDMVPVAEVAGVTGPTRGLGEEEGEQAAGLAAAPVVRNPEEDSEIRIVEEEEEEEEERNEAGNFDLVAATRRYPIIGFRVEFLDMVHSLLHRIYHNDHILIGMRGGRLMRRPRTAAPSGSNEPALLLVRERLGVGAMGPEGEGLGLLQEAASVPEPEVPADQAEMTREPAEESAEEASEEHAEEAAEEELAEEAAEEPATEEAAAPEEVTKYQHEKWDEKAQDSAGEEEKEQEKEKDEKNKVKNSKGT
- the CT47C1 gene encoding cancer/testis antigen family 47 member C1 isoform X3; the encoded protein is MSATGDQDPIQEDRKAPVSQERAQAEAGGDREAGDSGPDSGDMVPVAEVAGVTGPTRGLGEEEGEQAAGLAAAPVVRNPEEDSEIRIVEEEEEEEERNEAGNFDLVAATRRYPIIGFRVEFLDMVHSLLHRIYHNDHILIGMRGGRLMRRPRTAAPSGSNEPALLLVRERLGVGAMGPEGEGLGLLQEAASVPEPEVPADQAEMTREPAEESAEEASEEHAEEAAEEELAEEAAEEPATEEAAAPEEVTKYQHEKWDEKAQDSAGEEEKEQEKEKDEKNKVKNSKGT
- the CT47C1 gene encoding cancer/testis antigen family 47 member C1 isoform X1, with product MSATGDQDPIQEDRKAPVSQERAQAEAGGDREAGDSGPDSGDMVPVAEVAGVTGPTRGLGEEEGEQAAGLAAAPVVRNPEEDSEIRIVVEMVEEEEEEEEEEEEEEEEEEEEEEERNEAGNFDLVAATRRYPIIGFRVEFLDMVHSLLHRIYHNDHILIGMRGGRLMRRPRTAAPSGSNEPALLLVRERLGVGAMGPEGEGLGLLQEAASVPEPEVPADQAEMTREPAEESAEEASEEHAEEAAEEELAEEAAEEPATEEAAAPEGEERATCSGGEAGTRASEEVTKYQHEKWDEKAQDSAGEEEKEQEKEKDEKNKVKNSKGT